The following proteins are encoded in a genomic region of Methylobacterium tardum:
- a CDS encoding 2-hydroxyacid dehydrogenase → MSKRKPLVVVTRRLPDAVETRMRELFDVRLNSEDAPMAPDAMASALREADVLVPTVTDEIDAGLIAQAGPNLRLIANFGNGVDHIDVAAALERGITVTNTPGVLTEDTADMTMALILAVARRVTEGARIIPDDEWTTGWSPTWMLGRRITGKRLGIVGMGRIGQALAKRARAFGLQVHYHNRRRVPAAIESALDATYWESLDQMLARVDIVSVNCPHTPATYHLLSARRLKLLKPEAVVVNTARGEVIDENALARLIEGGEISAAGLDVFEQEPAVSPRLVKLARQGKVVLLPHMGSATYESRTDMGEKVIINIKTFMDGHRPPDRILPSML, encoded by the coding sequence GTGTCGAAGCGCAAGCCGCTGGTGGTCGTGACGCGGCGCCTGCCGGATGCCGTCGAGACGCGGATGCGCGAGCTGTTCGACGTCCGGCTCAATTCCGAGGACGCGCCGATGGCGCCGGACGCGATGGCGTCGGCCCTGCGCGAGGCCGACGTGCTCGTCCCCACCGTGACCGACGAGATCGATGCCGGGCTGATCGCCCAGGCCGGCCCGAACCTCCGCCTGATCGCCAATTTCGGCAACGGCGTCGATCACATCGACGTGGCGGCAGCGCTGGAGCGGGGCATCACGGTCACCAACACGCCCGGCGTGCTGACCGAGGACACCGCCGACATGACGATGGCGCTGATCCTCGCCGTGGCCCGCCGGGTCACTGAAGGCGCGCGGATCATTCCGGACGACGAGTGGACCACCGGCTGGTCGCCGACCTGGATGCTCGGCCGGCGGATCACCGGCAAGCGCCTCGGCATCGTCGGCATGGGTCGGATCGGCCAAGCGCTGGCCAAGCGCGCCAGGGCCTTCGGCCTGCAGGTCCATTATCACAACCGGCGCCGCGTCCCGGCGGCGATCGAGAGCGCGCTCGACGCCACCTACTGGGAATCCCTCGACCAGATGCTGGCGCGGGTCGACATCGTGTCGGTCAACTGCCCGCACACGCCGGCGACCTACCATCTGCTGTCGGCGCGGCGGCTCAAGCTGCTCAAGCCCGAGGCGGTCGTGGTCAACACCGCCCGCGGCGAGGTGATCGACGAGAACGCGCTGGCCCGATTGATCGAGGGTGGCGAGATCTCGGCGGCCGGCCTCGACGTGTTCGAGCAGGAGCCTGCGGTCAGCCCGCGGCTGGTCAAGCTCGCCCGCCAGGGCAAGGTGGTCCTGCTGCCGCATATGGGCTCGGCGACCTACGAGAGCCGCACCGATATGGGCGAGAAGGTCATCATCAACATCAAGACCTTCATGGACGGCCACCGGCCGCCGGACCGGATCCTGCCGAGCATGCTCTGA
- a CDS encoding SH3 domain-containing protein → MRVSRLTFAVAALLLGSPATVTVAAPSAPPEAGVGPVTKLPLPRYASLKTDRVNLREGPSKDHRTLWVFQRAGLPVEIVGEFETWRRIRDSEGTEGWVLHSLLSGRRTAIVNAGPDKGAEKAAVSLRTRADDGAEDAARLQTGVIGSVKNCTGTWCRLIVALPNKRDVDGYIRQNRLWGVYPNEVVE, encoded by the coding sequence ATGCGCGTGTCACGCCTCACCTTCGCCGTCGCGGCGCTGCTGTTGGGCAGTCCCGCGACCGTCACCGTGGCCGCGCCATCCGCCCCGCCCGAGGCGGGCGTCGGGCCGGTCACCAAGCTGCCGCTGCCGCGCTACGCGAGCCTCAAGACCGATCGCGTCAACCTCCGCGAGGGTCCGTCCAAGGATCACCGCACCCTGTGGGTGTTCCAGCGCGCCGGATTGCCGGTAGAGATCGTCGGCGAATTCGAGACGTGGCGCCGGATCCGGGATTCGGAAGGGACCGAGGGCTGGGTGCTGCACTCGCTGCTCTCGGGACGGCGCACCGCCATCGTCAATGCCGGCCCCGACAAGGGGGCCGAGAAGGCGGCCGTCTCGCTGCGCACCCGCGCCGATGACGGCGCCGAGGACGCGGCACGGCTTCAGACCGGCGTAATCGGCAGCGTGAAGAACTGCACCGGGACATGGTGCCGCCTGATCGTCGCCCTCCCGAACAAGCGGGATGTGGACGGCTACATCCGGCAGAACCGCCTCTGGGGCGTCTACCCGAACGAAGTGGTGGAGTAG
- the irr gene encoding Fur family transcriptional regulator Irr, with amino-acid sequence MSESVPFQAVFNGRVPAPQLEPNGTPRRGCPLSDLRDRLRRAGLRPTRQRLSLGWLLFGRGDRHLTAEMLYDEAMRAKVPVSLATVYNTLHQFTEAGLLRQLALDGSKAYFDTNPSEHHHFYLEDESQVIDMPDCGITVDSLPEAPEGMEIAGVEVIVRLRRSRPAGRRQS; translated from the coding sequence ATGTCCGAATCGGTGCCATTCCAGGCCGTCTTCAACGGCCGGGTCCCAGCCCCCCAGCTGGAGCCCAACGGGACTCCGCGCCGCGGCTGCCCGCTGTCCGACCTGCGCGACCGCCTGCGTCGCGCCGGCCTGAGGCCGACGCGGCAGCGTCTGTCCCTGGGCTGGCTGCTGTTCGGCCGGGGTGACCGCCACCTGACGGCTGAGATGCTCTACGACGAGGCCATGCGCGCCAAGGTGCCGGTGTCGCTGGCGACCGTCTACAACACGCTGCACCAATTCACCGAGGCCGGGCTTCTGCGCCAGCTCGCGCTCGACGGGTCGAAGGCCTATTTCGACACGAACCCGAGCGAGCATCACCACTTCTATCTCGAGGACGAGAGCCAGGTGATCGACATGCCGGATTGCGGCATCACGGTCGACTCGCTTCCCGAGGCGCCCGAGGGCATGGAGATTGCCGGCGTCGAGGTCATCGTCCGCCTGCGCCGTAGCCGGCCGGCCGGTCGCCGCCAGAGCTGA
- the fabA gene encoding 3-hydroxyacyl-[acyl-carrier-protein] dehydratase FabA: MPPDAETPVQSANRRSHYSYEDLLACGRGELFGPGNAQLPLPPMLMFDRITSIATDGGAHGKGHVTAELDIRPDLWFFPCHFQGDPVMPGCLGLDALWQMLGFHLGWLGSPGRGRALGVGEVKLAGQVLPSIKRVVYNVDVKRVRQGKLVLGIGDGWLEADGERVYQVQDMRVGLFQS, encoded by the coding sequence ATGCCGCCAGACGCCGAGACACCCGTGCAGAGCGCGAACCGCCGGTCGCACTATTCCTACGAGGATCTTCTGGCCTGCGGGCGCGGTGAACTCTTCGGACCGGGCAACGCGCAGCTGCCGCTGCCGCCGATGCTGATGTTCGACCGGATCACGTCGATCGCGACCGATGGCGGCGCCCACGGCAAGGGGCACGTCACGGCCGAGCTCGATATCCGACCCGACCTCTGGTTCTTCCCCTGCCACTTCCAGGGCGATCCGGTGATGCCGGGCTGCCTGGGCCTCGACGCGCTGTGGCAGATGCTCGGCTTCCACCTCGGATGGCTCGGCTCGCCCGGCCGCGGCCGCGCCCTCGGGGTAGGCGAGGTCAAGCTCGCCGGGCAGGTGCTGCCGTCGATCAAGAGGGTGGTCTACAACGTCGACGTGAAGCGCGTCCGGCAGGGCAAGCTCGTGCTCGGGATCGGCGACGGCTGGCTCGAAGCCGATGGCGAGCGCGTCTACCAAGTGCAGGACATGCGGGTCGGCCTGTTCCAGAGCTGA
- the fabB gene encoding beta-ketoacyl-ACP synthase I — translation MRRVVITGMGIVSSIGNNTQEVLASLREARSGIARDASYAEHGFRSQVSGAPTLDPEGVVDRRAMRFHGGGTAWNHVAMDQAIQDAGLDQGDISNERTGIIMGSGGPSTRVIAEAAATAREKGPKRIGPFAVPKAMSPTASATLATWFKIRGVNYSISSACATSNHCIGNAAEIIQGGRQDIIFAGGCEDLDWTLSVLFDAMGAMSSKYNDTPARASRAYDANRDGFVIAGGAGVLVLEELEHAKARGARIYGEVAGYGATSDGHDMVAPSGEGAVRCMRQALDGLKGARIDYINPHATSTPVGDDKEIEAIREVFGRGEACPPISATKSLTGHSLGATGVQEAIYSLLMMNNGFICESAHIDELDPAFADMPILRKRRDDAKLGHVLTNSFGFGGTNATLVLKHVDA, via the coding sequence ATGCGCCGCGTCGTCATCACCGGGATGGGCATCGTCTCATCCATCGGCAACAACACGCAGGAGGTGCTCGCCTCCCTGCGCGAGGCCCGCTCGGGCATCGCGCGTGACGCCAGCTACGCCGAGCACGGCTTCCGGAGTCAGGTCTCCGGGGCGCCGACCCTCGATCCGGAGGGCGTGGTGGACCGGCGCGCCATGCGCTTCCACGGCGGCGGCACCGCCTGGAATCACGTCGCCATGGATCAGGCGATCCAGGATGCGGGCTTGGATCAGGGCGACATCTCGAACGAGCGCACCGGCATCATCATGGGCTCTGGCGGCCCCTCGACCCGCGTGATCGCCGAGGCCGCTGCGACGGCCCGCGAGAAGGGCCCGAAGCGCATCGGCCCGTTCGCCGTTCCCAAGGCGATGTCGCCGACCGCTTCGGCGACGCTGGCGACGTGGTTCAAGATCCGCGGCGTGAACTACTCGATCTCGTCCGCCTGCGCGACGTCGAACCACTGCATCGGCAATGCTGCCGAGATCATCCAGGGTGGCCGGCAGGACATCATCTTCGCTGGCGGCTGCGAGGATCTCGACTGGACCCTGTCGGTGCTGTTCGACGCGATGGGCGCGATGTCGTCGAAGTACAACGATACGCCCGCCCGCGCGTCGCGTGCCTACGACGCCAACCGCGACGGCTTCGTCATCGCGGGCGGCGCCGGCGTGCTGGTGCTTGAGGAGCTGGAACACGCCAAGGCCCGCGGCGCGCGAATCTACGGCGAAGTGGCAGGCTACGGCGCCACCTCGGATGGGCACGACATGGTCGCGCCGTCAGGGGAGGGCGCCGTGCGCTGCATGCGTCAGGCCCTGGACGGGCTGAAGGGGGCGCGGATCGACTACATCAACCCGCACGCCACCTCGACGCCCGTGGGCGACGACAAGGAGATCGAGGCGATCCGCGAGGTGTTCGGCCGCGGCGAGGCCTGCCCGCCGATCTCGGCCACCAAGTCGCTGACCGGCCATTCGCTCGGAGCGACCGGCGTGCAGGAAGCGATCTACAGCCTGCTGATGATGAACAACGGTTTCATCTGCGAGAGCGCGCATATCGACGAGCTCGATCCCGCCTTCGCCGACATGCCGATCCTGCGCAAGCGCCGGGACGACGCCAAGCTCGGTCACGTGCTGACCAACTCGTTCGGCTTCGGCGGCACCAACGCGACGCTGGTCCTCAAGCACGTCGACGCCTGA
- the fabI gene encoding enoyl-ACP reductase FabI, producing MTGLMAGRRGLIMGVANDHSIAWGIAKALHDQGAQLAFTYQGDALGRRVAPLAAKLDSDIVLPCDVEDLASVDATFEALDARFDGGLDFVVHAIGFSDKAQLKGRYVDVTTRENFVRTMTISCFSFTEIAQRAAKRMTNGGSLLTLTYGGATRVMPNYNVMGVAKAALEASVRYLASDLGPDGIRVNALSAGPMRTLAGAGIADARLMFNHQRAHAPLRRTVSLEDVGGSALYLLSPLSGGVTGEVHFADAGYNIISMPRPDVLQAQDAAGVVGDS from the coding sequence ATGACGGGTTTGATGGCGGGCAGGCGCGGCCTGATCATGGGTGTCGCCAACGATCACTCGATCGCCTGGGGCATAGCCAAGGCTCTCCACGACCAGGGCGCTCAGCTCGCCTTCACCTACCAGGGTGACGCCCTGGGCCGGCGCGTGGCGCCGCTCGCCGCGAAGCTCGATTCGGACATCGTCCTGCCCTGCGACGTGGAGGACCTGGCCTCCGTGGACGCGACCTTCGAAGCCCTGGACGCGCGGTTCGACGGCGGCCTCGACTTCGTGGTCCACGCCATCGGCTTCTCCGACAAGGCGCAGCTCAAGGGCCGGTACGTGGACGTCACCACGCGCGAGAATTTCGTGCGGACGATGACGATCTCGTGCTTCTCCTTCACGGAGATCGCCCAGCGCGCGGCCAAGCGCATGACCAACGGCGGCTCGCTGCTGACCCTGACCTATGGCGGCGCCACGCGGGTCATGCCGAACTACAACGTCATGGGCGTCGCCAAGGCCGCGCTGGAGGCGTCGGTGCGCTATCTCGCGAGCGATCTCGGGCCGGACGGCATCCGGGTGAACGCGCTCTCGGCCGGGCCGATGCGGACGCTTGCCGGCGCGGGCATCGCCGACGCGCGGCTGATGTTCAACCACCAGCGGGCCCACGCGCCTCTGCGCCGGACGGTCAGCCTGGAGGATGTCGGCGGCTCGGCGCTCTACCTGCTCTCGCCGCTCTCCGGCGGCGTCACCGGCGAAGTCCACTTCGCCGATGCCGGCTACAACATCATCTCGATGCCGCGGCCGGACGTGCTTCAGGCACAGGACGCGGCCGGTGTCGTCGGCGATTCCTGA
- a CDS encoding DUF6880 family protein, which translates to MARARAVKPAARAETPKARALPKGARRTTPTPETLAALGPDRLIALILGETARNPAFKKLVSAALASLQGPDAVAAIVDRRLTALEGAQSYIDWQKRRTFTADLNATVTVILNELRPLDPAAALDRLRRFLDGADAVLNRVDDSNGTIQGVFERASDAFVEIAAGLPPEDTARVAASLVASFGDDPFGPLGSVLADMVPKLAEDALADIDSRLAQAAAALPKTGNPRSEASSRREAARAQIVRLRQAIADRRGDPDAYIALETAILPGRENRVEVARRLLDAGRAVEALDWIRRMQDPGLRIATRADLIAGFDLRGPERERQALEIEVLEKLGRTEEAQALRWARFERDLDAPMLRTFLAKLPDFDDEEALQRALDHAETFPQPHRALAFLAAWPDLRRAAKLVTERPTVWQGDQYAVLAPAADALAQDHPLPATILYRRLLDGILEFGRSAAYTHGARYLTELDGLAGRLEPGAISPDPQAYREALRREHGRKHAFWNLVRD; encoded by the coding sequence GTGGCGCGCGCCCGGGCCGTGAAGCCGGCGGCGCGCGCCGAGACTCCGAAGGCGCGCGCCCTGCCGAAGGGCGCGCGTCGCACAACCCCGACCCCCGAGACGCTGGCGGCGCTCGGGCCGGATCGCCTCATCGCGCTGATCCTCGGGGAGACGGCGCGCAATCCCGCCTTCAAGAAGCTGGTGAGCGCGGCCCTCGCTTCGCTGCAAGGACCGGATGCCGTCGCAGCGATCGTCGACCGGCGGCTCACCGCCCTCGAAGGCGCCCAGTCCTATATCGACTGGCAGAAGCGCCGCACCTTCACCGCCGATCTCAACGCGACGGTGACGGTGATCCTCAACGAGCTGCGTCCGCTCGATCCCGCCGCCGCCCTCGACCGGCTGAGGCGCTTCCTCGACGGAGCCGATGCCGTCCTGAACCGTGTCGATGACAGCAACGGTACGATCCAGGGCGTCTTCGAGCGGGCCTCCGACGCCTTCGTGGAGATCGCGGCCGGGCTCCCGCCGGAGGATACCGCCCGAGTGGCGGCCAGCCTCGTGGCCTCCTTCGGCGACGACCCTTTCGGCCCTCTGGGTTCCGTCCTCGCCGACATGGTGCCCAAGCTCGCCGAGGACGCACTCGCCGATATCGATTCCCGCCTCGCGCAGGCGGCTGCGGCTCTTCCGAAAACCGGCAATCCGCGCAGCGAGGCGAGCTCTCGCCGGGAGGCGGCGCGCGCTCAGATCGTGCGCCTGCGCCAGGCCATCGCCGACCGCCGGGGCGATCCGGATGCCTACATCGCCCTGGAGACCGCGATCCTGCCGGGCCGCGAGAACCGGGTCGAGGTCGCACGCCGTCTTCTCGACGCCGGGCGCGCGGTCGAGGCGCTCGATTGGATCCGACGGATGCAGGATCCCGGCCTCCGCATCGCCACCCGGGCCGATCTGATCGCGGGCTTCGACCTGCGCGGGCCGGAGCGTGAGCGGCAGGCGCTGGAGATCGAGGTGCTCGAGAAGCTCGGCCGGACCGAGGAGGCGCAGGCGCTGCGCTGGGCCCGGTTCGAGCGTGATCTCGATGCGCCGATGCTACGCACCTTTCTGGCCAAGCTTCCGGATTTTGACGACGAGGAGGCGCTCCAGCGGGCCCTTGATCATGCCGAGACTTTCCCGCAGCCCCATCGCGCGCTGGCCTTCCTGGCTGCGTGGCCCGATCTGCGCCGCGCCGCGAAGCTGGTGACGGAGCGGCCGACGGTCTGGCAAGGCGACCAGTACGCCGTCCTGGCGCCGGCCGCCGACGCCCTTGCCCAGGACCATCCGCTTCCCGCGACGATCCTGTACCGCCGGCTTCTCGACGGCATCCTCGAATTTGGGCGCAGCGCGGCCTACACTCACGGGGCGCGCTACCTCACGGAACTGGACGGTCTGGCCGGGCGCTTGGAGCCCGGCGCGATCAGCCCGGACCCGCAGGCCTATCGTGAGGCGCTACGGCGCGAGCACGGCCGCAAGCATGCCTTCTGGAACCTCGTCAGAGACTGA
- a CDS encoding DUF427 domain-containing protein produces MKTPGPDHPITITPEPRRVRVMVGGVAVADSRKTLRLEEARYPAVYYVPRADLRLESFVPSARTSHCPYKGDARYFDLVVGEDRRSDAVWSYKDPYPAVAAIRDHVAFYPDRVDVIAVED; encoded by the coding sequence GTGAAGACACCGGGGCCTGACCATCCCATCACGATCACGCCCGAACCGCGACGCGTCCGCGTCATGGTCGGCGGAGTCGCGGTCGCCGATTCGCGCAAGACCCTGCGTCTCGAGGAGGCGCGCTACCCGGCGGTCTACTACGTGCCGCGTGCGGATCTGCGCCTTGAGAGCTTCGTCCCCTCCGCGCGGACGAGCCACTGTCCCTACAAGGGCGACGCGCGGTACTTCGACCTCGTCGTCGGCGAGGACAGGCGGTCCGATGCGGTCTGGAGCTACAAGGATCCCTATCCCGCTGTGGCGGCAATCCGCGACCACGTGGCGTTCTACCCGGATCGCGTCGACGTTATCGCGGTGGAGGATTGA
- a CDS encoding methyltransferase domain-containing protein translates to MEAPSALFDTDLARRRLARARQTGYAGFLLDRLAEDLDDRLGAVLRSFSSVLDLGSPAPAAAQILRARYGEAWHLRLAPLPEAGGDVIVGDPEMLPLAAGSLDLAVSLLALHAVNDLPGTLIQLRRALRPDGLFIGCLLGGATLTELRQSFGQAESEIEGGISPRVAPFAAVREAGALLQRAGFALPVADTDTVTVRYADPFGLMRDLRSMGMTNVLTERRRTPLRRATLLRAAEVYAERFSDPDGRVRATFEVLWLSGWVPHESQQKPLRPGSAKSRLADALGTIELKPEDGRSP, encoded by the coding sequence ATGGAAGCCCCGTCCGCCCTCTTCGATACCGACCTCGCCCGCCGCCGCCTCGCCCGAGCGCGACAGACCGGTTACGCCGGTTTCCTGCTCGATCGGCTCGCGGAGGATCTGGACGATCGTCTGGGAGCGGTGCTGCGCAGCTTCTCGAGCGTGCTCGATCTCGGGTCGCCGGCGCCGGCTGCAGCGCAGATTCTCAGGGCGCGCTACGGCGAGGCATGGCACCTTCGCCTCGCGCCGCTGCCCGAGGCCGGTGGCGACGTGATCGTGGGTGATCCCGAGATGCTGCCGCTGGCGGCCGGAAGTCTCGATCTCGCGGTCTCGCTGCTGGCGCTCCACGCCGTCAACGACCTGCCCGGCACGCTGATCCAGCTTCGCCGCGCGCTCCGTCCGGACGGTCTCTTTATCGGATGCCTTCTCGGTGGTGCCACCCTCACGGAGCTGCGCCAGAGCTTCGGCCAGGCCGAGAGCGAGATCGAGGGCGGGATCAGCCCCCGGGTCGCACCCTTTGCCGCGGTGCGCGAGGCCGGGGCGCTCCTGCAGCGGGCGGGTTTCGCGCTCCCGGTGGCCGACACCGATACGGTCACGGTGCGGTACGCCGATCCGTTCGGGCTCATGCGCGATCTGCGGTCCATGGGCATGACCAACGTGCTCACCGAGCGCCGACGGACGCCGCTGCGCCGGGCGACCCTTCTGCGGGCCGCGGAGGTCTACGCCGAGCGCTTCTCGGACCCGGACGGCCGGGTGCGCGCGACCTTCGAGGTGCTCTGGCTGTCGGGCTGGGTGCCGCACGAGAGCCAGCAGAAGCCGCTGAGGCCGGGCAGCGCCAAGTCGCGCCTAGCCGACGCCCTCGGAACCATCGAACTGAAGCCCGAAGACGGAAGATCGCCGTGA
- a CDS encoding ComF family protein, which produces MTALDVVASALRGLPRGALSLVYPPTCAGCGGATADSGALCATCWSGLRLIEEPVCQRYGTPFAVDLGVGPLLSPRAIAEPPVFARARAVALYEGVARSLVHRLKYEDRLDLAKVMARMMAASGRLLIAEADCIVPVPLHHGRLWRRRFNQAALLARLIAASAQRPVLPATLQRVRATRSQVSLSRAARAENLSGAFRVPRHARHRIDGRRVLLIDDVTTTGATGNAAARALLRAGATAVDLLTFALVGEAAG; this is translated from the coding sequence ATGACGGCGCTCGACGTCGTCGCTTCGGCCCTGCGCGGCTTGCCGCGCGGGGCTCTGTCATTGGTCTACCCACCGACCTGCGCCGGTTGCGGCGGCGCCACCGCCGATTCCGGAGCTTTGTGCGCGACCTGCTGGTCGGGCCTCCGCCTAATCGAGGAACCGGTCTGCCAGCGCTACGGGACGCCCTTCGCGGTCGATCTCGGCGTGGGGCCGCTCCTGTCGCCACGGGCCATCGCGGAACCGCCGGTCTTCGCACGCGCGCGGGCGGTTGCCCTCTACGAGGGTGTCGCGCGCAGCCTCGTGCACCGCTTGAAATACGAGGACCGCCTCGACCTCGCAAAGGTCATGGCGCGGATGATGGCGGCCAGCGGCCGGTTGTTGATTGCCGAGGCCGACTGCATCGTGCCGGTGCCGCTCCACCACGGACGACTCTGGCGCCGCCGGTTCAACCAAGCCGCGCTTCTCGCAAGACTCATTGCCGCCTCTGCGCAACGGCCGGTGTTGCCGGCGACGCTGCAACGAGTGCGCGCGACACGCTCCCAGGTCAGCCTGAGCCGTGCGGCGCGGGCCGAGAACCTCAGCGGCGCATTCCGGGTACCCCGCCACGCGCGGCACCGCATCGACGGCCGCCGAGTCCTGCTCATCGATGACGTCACGACCACGGGTGCCACCGGCAATGCCGCCGCCCGGGCGCTTCTGCGCGCCGGGGCGACGGCGGTCGACCTCCTAACCTTCGCACTGGTGGGCGAGGCCGCCGGCTGA
- a CDS encoding GNAT family N-acetyltransferase, with amino-acid sequence MAVQALIVPAYTVRRLWPVDRDAVLDYFLRLDPDTRASRFMGNVSEAGVRAYAAQAVNSEGVMYGAFMEGALRGLGELRPMGPCPSRYTLSPRAEAAFAVERAFRRRGIGAALFARIARSARHHGVIDLHVRCLSGNGPMLRLAAKHGAALQHEGTETDGALHLARPTPFSLWYEGIAEAFDFTLAVSFPNRDRASA; translated from the coding sequence ATGGCCGTTCAGGCGCTCATTGTGCCGGCCTACACCGTCCGGCGCCTCTGGCCGGTCGACCGCGACGCGGTCCTCGATTACTTTCTGCGGCTGGACCCCGACACGCGGGCGAGCCGGTTTATGGGCAACGTCAGCGAGGCTGGCGTGCGGGCATACGCCGCGCAGGCGGTGAACTCCGAAGGCGTCATGTACGGTGCCTTCATGGAGGGTGCTCTGCGCGGCCTGGGCGAGCTTCGGCCCATGGGACCCTGCCCGTCCCGCTACACGCTGAGCCCGCGGGCCGAGGCCGCCTTCGCGGTCGAGCGCGCCTTCCGCCGCCGCGGCATTGGTGCGGCCCTGTTCGCGCGTATCGCCCGATCGGCGCGCCATCACGGCGTGATCGATCTGCACGTGCGGTGCCTGTCGGGCAACGGGCCGATGCTGCGACTGGCGGCGAAGCACGGCGCCGCCCTCCAGCACGAAGGGACCGAGACGGATGGCGCGCTCCATCTGGCGCGTCCCACGCCCTTCTCGCTCTGGTACGAAGGCATCGCGGAAGCCTTCGACTTCACGCTGGCGGTGAGCTTTCCGAACCGGGACCGTGCCTCGGCCTGA
- the zapE gene encoding cell division protein ZapE translates to MTDRSGNQQAPSPEARASAVSPGPVHERYEAMVASGAIERDPAQARLVRALDRLVIDLQRRKRASKTSALGWLFRRKDEAEPLKGLYVWGSVGRGKTMLMDMFHEAAPEPKRRVHFHGFLADAHERIHAYRQALKAGTVKGDDPIGPVADQLADEATLLCFDEFTVTDIADAMILGRLFGHLFRRGVTVVATSNVEPDRLYEGGLNRALFLPFIETLKERVEVVRLDSRTDFRLEKLGGAAVYHVPADAAARAALDAAFKGLTGKAQGRPATVTVHGRLVEIPEQAGGVARFTFDDLCRNPLGASDYMALARAYHTVIVDGIPVMQEADRNEAKRFITLIDTLYDRHVKLVASAAAEAQDLYTAATGREAFEFDRTVSRLIEMRSREYLALPHGRPDSEASGASTGLVET, encoded by the coding sequence GTGACCGACAGATCCGGCAATCAACAGGCTCCGTCTCCGGAGGCGCGGGCCAGTGCCGTCTCGCCGGGCCCGGTCCACGAGCGTTACGAGGCGATGGTCGCTTCCGGGGCGATCGAGCGCGATCCGGCGCAGGCCCGGCTGGTCCGCGCCCTCGATCGCTTGGTCATCGACCTTCAGCGGCGCAAACGCGCCAGCAAGACCAGCGCTCTGGGATGGCTGTTCCGGCGAAAGGACGAAGCCGAGCCGCTGAAAGGATTGTATGTCTGGGGCTCGGTCGGGCGCGGCAAGACGATGCTCATGGACATGTTCCATGAGGCGGCGCCGGAGCCGAAGCGGCGGGTGCACTTCCACGGCTTCCTGGCAGATGCGCACGAGCGCATCCACGCCTATCGACAGGCGCTGAAGGCCGGCACCGTGAAGGGCGACGATCCCATCGGCCCGGTCGCCGACCAGCTCGCCGACGAGGCGACCCTGCTGTGCTTCGACGAGTTCACCGTCACCGACATCGCGGACGCGATGATTCTGGGGCGCCTGTTCGGCCATCTGTTCCGGCGCGGTGTCACCGTCGTGGCGACGTCCAATGTCGAGCCCGACCGGCTTTACGAGGGCGGTCTGAACCGCGCGCTGTTCCTGCCGTTCATCGAGACCTTGAAGGAGCGGGTCGAGGTGGTGCGTCTCGACTCGCGGACCGATTTCCGCTTGGAGAAGCTTGGCGGCGCGGCCGTGTACCATGTGCCGGCCGATGCGGCCGCACGGGCAGCGCTGGATGCGGCCTTCAAAGGATTGACGGGGAAAGCGCAGGGCCGCCCGGCGACCGTCACGGTGCACGGGCGCCTGGTCGAGATTCCCGAACAGGCTGGCGGCGTCGCGCGCTTCACCTTCGACGATCTCTGCCGGAATCCGCTCGGCGCCTCGGACTACATGGCGCTGGCCCGGGCCTATCACACGGTGATCGTCGATGGGATCCCGGTGATGCAGGAGGCTGACCGGAACGAGGCCAAGCGCTTCATCACCTTGATCGACACGCTCTACGACCGCCACGTGAAGCTCGTGGCCTCGGCGGCGGCCGAGGCGCAGGACCTCTACACCGCCGCAACCGGCCGCGAGGCGTTCGAGTTCGATCGGACCGTCTCACGCCTCATCGAGATGCGCTCCCGAGAATATCTCGCCCTGCCGCATGGCCGGCCCGATTCCGAAGCGTCCGGCGCCAGCACCGGGTTGGTGGAGACGTGA